The nucleotide sequence CAAGTACAATTAATCCCCAATTTTCGATTGTACGCAATCCTcgacaacaataacaaattaatttgaaagcaAATGTGTTCTTCAACGAAAGAATGCAAAATGAACGAAGGAAAGCTGAGGAGAACATAGAGAAACGAGCTGTCCCATCGAAGTTGCCCGTGATCCTGTCTTAGTTGCAGGCTTCGTCCTCCAAGAAGAAGAACTGGCCGGAGCGTTTCTGTTCTGTGTCCTTGACcgaattgtttttgttaatgCGGGGTCTGAAGTTGTTGGGATCGCGACGGAACGTAATACCAAGCAGTTCGAGGAAGCGGTTCATGCCATTTAGCAGCGACTGCGGCGAAAAGGCTGTCGTCTTCACTGAAGGCTGACCCTCGATCACGATGACACGGTCGGCGAGGTAGGTGGCCATGATGAAATCGTGCTCCACCACAAATCCAGTTTTCTTGGCGTGCAGAATGTAACTAAAACGAGATACCATCAATATTTGTGTGCAGATTTAAAGTCTATGTAAAACATACCGTTTGATAACCTTGGCGGCCACCAGACGCTGCTCTGAATCCAAGTAGGCAGAGGGTTCGTCGATGAGGTAGACATCCGCTGGCTTGCCAAGACACAGGACCAAGGCGACTCGCTGCAACTCACCACCGGAAAGGTTCTGCACCTCCTGGTCCATGATTTCCTCAATTTTCATGGGTTTCATAACATCGGCAATAAACTGAGGATGCACGTAGGCGTCACGAATCTTATCGTGCAATAAATGGCGAACATGATTTTGGAATTTCGGGGAAATCTTCTGGGGCTTGTAGGAAATATTCAGCATAGGCAGTTCCACCTCGCCATCGGGTTGGAGGTTACCGGCCAGCATGCGAATGAACGTCGTCTTTCCTGTACCGTTCTCGCCCAGGAGCACCAGGATCTCGGAGTCGCTGAAGTGACCCTTTTCCACCGTCAACTCGAACTTGCCCAGGGTCTTGACCATGGCGGGATATACGTAGTGGTTCATGCGCTTGATCTCCTCCTCCGTAGCGGACTCAGATACTTTGAAAGTAAGTGACTCAGTGCGGAATCGCATGTTTTCGGTGGGCACAAAGCCATCGAGGAAAATGTTGATGCCTTCGCGCACAGAGAAAGGCATAGTAACCACACCGTAGCAGCCGGGAACTCCGTAAAGGCAGCATATAAAGTCAGACAAGTAATCCAGCACAGACAAATCGTGCTCCACCACAATAATAAACCTGCATATTACAGAACCACGTCATAATTTTAAACAATGGCACATTATTCATCAACTTACTTGGTGGGATGCAGGAGTGATCGAATGGTCAAGGCAGCGTTCAGACGCTGCTTAACATCCAAATACGAGGACGGCTCGTCGAACATGAAGATGTCTGCATTCTGTATGCATACCATGGCGATGGCAAAGCGTTGCAGTTCTCCGCCAGAAAGCTGAGCGATCTCACGATCACGGATGTGCGATAGATCCAGCATTTCACAAATCTTAGTCTGCAGCTCCCTCTCGTCCTTCTTATCCAGAAGATCGCCCACAGCGCCACGCACCGCCTTGGGGATCTGATCCACATACTGCGGCTTGACCAGCGCCTTCAGATTGTCCTCCAAGATCTTGGTGAAGTAGTTCTGCAGCTCGGAGCCGCGGAAGTAGCTAAGGATCTCCGTCCAGTCGGGCGGATTGGCGTACTTCCCCAGGTTCGGCTTTTGTTTCCCCGCGAGGATCTTCAAAGCGGTCGACTTGCCAATACCGTTCTGTCCCACAAGACCGAGCACTTCACCGGGACGCGGAATGGGCAGACGATGCAGCTTGAAGGAGTTCTTGCTGTATCGATGCGTTGTGTGCTTCTCCAGATTGCTGGGCAAGTTGATGATTGTGATGGCCTCGAAGGGGCATTTCTGGGGAATTGAAAGCACGGGTTATTCCGGGAACTACAGCAGTTGTAGGTAAGCTGACCCACCTTGACGCAAATACCGCAACCGATGCACAGCTCCTCGGACAACGAGGCTATCTTGGACGTGGGCGTCACCTCGATGCAGAGCTTGCCCATGCGCACCACTGGGCAGGTCTTCTTGCACTCCTGCCGACACCGTTTGGGCTTGCACTTGTCATCGCTGACGATGGCAATACGCGTCTGCTTGTCCACCTCCTCGTTCTCCTTTCTGCGCGACATGCTGTTGATAGTTTTCAAATGAGCAAATTAAACAGAATTGGCTTCGATCCACTAATCAGCCGCCTATATGATAATCAGTCCATTGTCAACGTTGCAAATCACCATCCCCGACCGTCAAAACAAAACTGGTGCACCGATTCATGGACACAAGAGCGGGGGTGAGGTGCCAGCGTTTGTCAGTGAGTGAAAGTATAACCTCAAAGCGTGGCCAAAACAATGGGTTTCCACCATAAATTTCTATTGTCTCTCATGCGTCAGGCATTGTTCTTAAATTTCACGTTGACAGAGTgctgaaatatttgaaatttaccTGCGAACTTGGCCGAAATTGTTGTAAAACAGACAGAACGCACGCTCTTGCGTGTCAGCCAACAAGTTTCAAAAGGGGGGAGCTTTGATGAGTTTCTCAACACTACTACGAATAGGGATGCGCCGTTGAAACTATCGATATCAATAAGTGGGCTTGAATTTCGTATAGCatgtttataattatttattgttttgtgcaGTTATTTTTACATAACATAAGTTTTATAATGTTTCAgggattttatttaaagtaagCTTAGtgacaatcaaataaaatttataacttCTATCTCTCAATATAGGAACATGTAATTTCCGAACTGATAATATAtcctataaataaatataaatatatatcgcACAAGAGCCGCTCTTAATAATATCGATTATTTAGTGTTTTTGACAATCCCATTGGAATTGCAATCACTAATTTTTACACGTCGTTGATTTGTGTCGACTGCTAAGAAAATGGTCGTGCAAGAAGATAATCCAAATACTGGGGACGTTCAGGAAAAGACGGAGACTGCTCCGGTGGCAGAGCCCTCCAAGATCTTCACGGTGGAGAGTAAGTGCCCCAATCGCCTACAGCCAACTGCCAGGTGGCCCAGACGCCCAACCATTTAACCTAAAATTTAATGCTAATGCCCTGAACTTTCACTCCTGCTGCAGTTCTGCACATGATTAAGGATGCCCAGCAACAACACGGCCTGCGCCACGGCGACTTCCAGAGGTACCGCGGATACTGCAGCCGCCGCATCCGTCGATTGAGGAAGGCCCTGAAGTACCCCCAGGGCGACAAGCGGCACTTCAAAAGACGCGACGTGACCATTGGCCAATTGACAGGCAAGAAGGCGGACGAGCGTTTCATCCACATCCCATTGATCTGCGCCGAGCGGGCCTGGGCGTATGCCATGCAGCTCAAGCAGGAGTCCAATACGGAGCCGCGAAAGCGTTTCCATCTGGTCAACAAGCTGCGCAGGGCCTGTTTCTATGCCCTCCAGCTCCAGGAGTTGTGTAATGTAAGCTGTAACTCACTGTTATGATTAATGTTTATTGAgcttcatttataattttcttgtAGACGGAGGCTTTCGATGCGCGCACTAAGCTAGAGTGCGAAGCCTATGTTGCCTGGATGCACGGAACCCTGCACTTTGAGCTGCAGCTATGGAAAACCGCTGGCGAGCACCTAAAGCGCGCCCAAGTGGTGTACGAAAACCTGGGCAAGGCTCTGCCCGA is from Drosophila melanogaster chromosome 3L and encodes:
- the pix gene encoding pixie, isoform A; amino-acid sequence: MSRRKENEEVDKQTRIAIVSDDKCKPKRCRQECKKTCPVVRMGKLCIEVTPTSKIASLSEELCIGCGICVKKCPFEAITIINLPSNLEKHTTHRYSKNSFKLHRLPIPRPGEVLGLVGQNGIGKSTALKILAGKQKPNLGKYANPPDWTEILSYFRGSELQNYFTKILEDNLKALVKPQYVDQIPKAVRGAVGDLLDKKDERELQTKICEMLDLSHIRDREIAQLSGGELQRFAIAMVCIQNADIFMFDEPSSYLDVKQRLNAALTIRSLLHPTKFIIVVEHDLSVLDYLSDFICCLYGVPGCYGVVTMPFSVREGINIFLDGFVPTENMRFRTESLTFKVSESATEEEIKRMNHYVYPAMVKTLGKFELTVEKGHFSDSEILVLLGENGTGKTTFIRMLAGNLQPDGEVELPMLNISYKPQKISPKFQNHVRHLLHDKIRDAYVHPQFIADVMKPMKIEEIMDQEVQNLSGGELQRVALVLCLGKPADVYLIDEPSAYLDSEQRLVAAKVIKRYILHAKKTGFVVEHDFIMATYLADRVIVIEGQPSVKTTAFSPQSLLNGMNRFLELLGITFRRDPNNFRPRINKNNSVKDTEQKRSGQFFFLEDEACN